From Triticum aestivum cultivar Chinese Spring chromosome 4A, IWGSC CS RefSeq v2.1, whole genome shotgun sequence, a single genomic window includes:
- the LOC123087881 gene encoding probable ribosome-binding factor A, chloroplastic encodes MFPCRPLVSPPLPRALAAAAPVSVRRRLPWSPSTSTSLRVVRCMAKERRVRMVAKQIQRELADMLTRDPVMQRAVLPEAALGADRYLSSLTTIADVELSNDLQVCKVYVSVFGDERGKKVAMAGLKDKTKYVRSQIGKRMKLRLTPEIRFIEDESMERGSRILTILDKLKEEREQREGNAEDEDGEVSDIAEEEDGDWEGDEPDEEDIIYVK; translated from the exons ATGTTCCCGTGCCGGCCGCTGGTGTCCCCGCCGCTGCCGCGGGCCCTCGCCGCCGCGGCGCCCGTCTCCGTGCGGCGGCGGCTGCCGTGGTCGCCGTCGACGTCGACGTCGCTGCGCGTGGTGCGGTGCATGGCCAAGGAGCGGCGGGTGCGGATGGTGGCGAAGCAGATCCAGCGGGAGCTGGCGGACATGCTGACCCGCGACCCCGTGATGCAGCGCGCCGTCCTCCCCGAGGCCGCCCTCGGCGCCGACCGCTACCTCTCCTCCCTCACCACCATCGCCGACGTCGAGCTCTCCAACGACCTGCAG GTGTGCAAGGTGTATGTGTCCGTGTTCGGGGACGAGAGGGGGAAGAAGGTGGCCATGGCCGGGCTCAAAGACAAGACCAAGTACGTCAGGAGccagattggcaagcggatgaagCTGCGCCTCACGCCCGAGATACGGTTCATCGAAGACGAGTCCATGGAGCGCGGAAGCAGG ATTCTTACGATACTGGACAAACTAAAGGAGGAAAGGGAGCAGAGAGAAGGAAATGCTGAAGACGAAGATGGGGAAGTTTCAGATatagcagaagaagaagatggtgactgGGAGGGAGATGAACCAGATGAGGAGGACATAATTTATGTAAAATAG
- the LOC123087882 gene encoding geraniol 8-hydroxylase, whose amino-acid sequence MASLLPWLPWLVVPLLLSVYLLDLLAHARRRGLPPGPRPLPLIGSLHLLGDQPHRSLAGLARTHGPLMSLRLGAVTTVVVSSPDAAREFLQKHDAVFATRAVQDAVGAHARSSVAWLPHAPRWLSLRRIMATELFAPHRPDALQRLRAEKVRELAAHVARLARDGAAVDVGRVAFTTSLNLLSRTVFSTDVTSLDDHGGSKGFQVLVAEIMEAAGSPNVSDFFPALAAADLQGLRRQLARLFARLHLVFDREVDQRLRRRARDAAGEPRKENDDNDGGDFLDVLLDVAERDDDQAALLDRDTLRSLFSDLFAAGSDTTSSTIEWAMTELLQNQSSMDKAHDELTRVIGSGRDIEEPDIDSLPYLQAVIKETFRLHPPAPLLLPRQAQTTITVAGYTVPKGARVLVNVWAMGRDEAIWSEPEKFMPERFLGRAVDYRGGDFELIPFGAGRRMCPGMPLAIRMVHLVLGSLLHRFKWRLPTEVERSGIDMCEKFGVTLTKAVPLRAIATPKLVDDNR is encoded by the exons ATGGCTTCTCTTCTTCCGTGGCTGCCATGGCtcgtcgtccccctcctcctctccgtctaccTACTCGACCTCCTCGCGCACGCACGCCGTCGCGGCCTTCCTCCAGGACCCCGCCCGCTGCCGCTCATCGGCAGCCTCCACCTCCTCGGCGACCAGCCTCACCGCTCCCTCGCTGGGCTCGCCAGGACCCACGGCCCGCTCATGTCGCTCCGCCTGGGCGCGGTCACCACGGTGGTCGTCTCCTCCCCGGACGCCGCCCGCGAGTTCCTCCAGAAGCACGACGCCGTCTTCGCCACCCGGGCCGTGCAGGACGCGGTCGGCGCGCACGCCAGGAGCTCCGTCGCCTGGCTGCCCCACGCGCCGCGCTGGCTCTCGCTCCGCCGGATCATGGCCACGGAGCTGTTCGCGCCGCACCGGCCCGACGCGCTCCAGCGCCTCCGGGCCGAGAAGGTGCGGGAGCTCGCGGCGCACGTGGCCCGGCTGGCGCGCGACGGCGCGGCCGTGGACGTCGGCCGCGTGGCGTTCACGACCAGCCTGAACCTCCTGTCGCGCACCGTGTTCTCGACGGACGTGACGAGCCTCGACGACCACGGGGGGTCCAAGGGGTTCCAGGTGCTGGTGGCGGAGATCATGGAGGCGGCCGGCAGCCCGAACGTGTCCGACTTCTTCCCCGCGCTCGCGGCGGCCGACCTGCAGGGCCTTCGCCGGCAGTTGGCCCGGCTGTTCGCGCGGCTGCACCTCGTGTTCGACAGGGAGGTGGACCAGAGGCTGAGGCGCCGCGCGCGCGACGCCGCCGGCGAGCCTAGGAAGGAgaacgacgacaacgacggcggcgacTTCCTGGACGTGCTGCTGGATGTCGCGGAGCGGGACGACGACCAGGCCGCGCTGCTGGATCGCGACACGCTGCGGTCGCTGTTCTCG GACCTGTTTGCTGCTGGCAGTGACACAACCTCCAGCACAATAGAGTGGGCAATGACGGAGCTTCTTCAAAACCAATCATCAATGGACAAAGCGCACGATGAACTTACAAGAGTCATCGGCTCAGGGAGAGACATCGAAGAACCTGACATCGACAGCTTGCCCTACCTCCAAGCTGTGATCAAAGAAACCTTCCGGCTGCACCCTCCCGCTCCATTGTTGCTACCGCGCCAAGCTCAGACGACCATAACAGTCGCGGGTTACACAGTACCCAAAGGCGCACGTGTGCTGGTGAACGTGTGGGCGATGGGGCGGGACGAAGCTATATGGTCTGAGCCTGAGAAGTTCATGCCAGAGAGGTTTCTCGGGAGGGCGGTGGACTATAGAGGCGGAGACTTTGAGCTGATCCCATTTGGTGCGGGGCGCCGGATGTGCCCAGGGATGCCGCTTGCGATCAGGATGGTGCATCTAGTTCTCGGGTCGTTGTTGCATCGATTCAAGTGGAGGCTCCCGACGGAGGTGGAGAGAAGTGGGATTGATATGTGTGAGAAGTTTGGGGTGACACTCACGAAGGCCGTGCCTCTCCGTGCTATTGCTACACCAAAGTTAGTGGATGACAACCGATGA